Proteins found in one Blastocatellia bacterium genomic segment:
- a CDS encoding CHAT domain-containing protein → ACETGMNEVFPGDELFGLMRGFLYAGAPSLVVSLWMVHDGSTARLMEEFYSGLRQGQSKRAALRQAQLALKQQYPHPYHWAPFVLIGAP, encoded by the coding sequence TGCGTGTGAGACGGGGATGAACGAGGTATTTCCTGGGGATGAGTTGTTTGGGTTGATGCGAGGGTTTTTGTATGCGGGGGCGCCGTCGTTGGTGGTGAGTTTATGGATGGTGCATGATGGTTCGACGGCGCGGTTGATGGAGGAGTTTTATAGTGGGTTGCGGCAGGGCCAGAGCAAGCGGGCGGCGTTGCGGCAAGCTCAGTTGGCCCTGAAGCAGCAATATCCACATCCCTATCACTGGGCGCCTTTCGTCTTAATCGGAGCACCGTGA